A region from the Candidatus Buchananbacteria bacterium genome encodes:
- a CDS encoding response regulator, which translates to MTDTNHKILIVEDDAALLEMYKIKFQESGLNLVTASDGLAGLELVKKEKPTLILLDIMMPKMDGFAVLSEIKKDPATKSITVLMLSNLGQQSDVEKGSQLGAADYIVKASMTPTQVVEKVKEFLK; encoded by the coding sequence ATGACTGACACTAACCATAAAATTTTAATTGTTGAAGACGACGCCGCCTTGCTGGAAATGTACAAAATTAAGTTTCAGGAATCTGGCCTTAATTTGGTTACAGCGTCGGACGGTTTGGCCGGTTTAGAACTGGTGAAAAAAGAAAAGCCAACTTTGATTTTGCTTGATATTATGATGCCGAAAATGGATGGTTTCGCCGTACTGAGTGAAATTAAGAAAGATCCGGCGACCAAGAGCATTACTGTTTTAATGCTTTCCAACTTGGGCCAGCAGTCCGATGTTGAAAAGGGTTCGCAGCTGGGCGCGGCTGATTATATTGTTAAAGCCTCAATGACGCCGACGCAGGTAGTAGAAAAAGTTAAAGAATTTTTAAAATAA